One Methanoculleus sp. 7T genomic window carries:
- a CDS encoding GDP-L-fucose synthase family protein — MTFQDGTAVLVTGGAGFLGSSLVRTLERHGLAAENIRVPRSRDLDLRRWENCVAAVQDVDLVIHLAAKVGGIGYNMANPGSLFYDNAVMGIQLMEAARQAGVAKFVAVGTICAYPKFTPVPFREEELWEGYPEETNAPYGLAKKMLLVQAQAYRQQYGFNAIYLLPVNLYGPGDNFDPASSHVIPALIKKFVEAVETGAESVEVWGTGAASREFLYVDDAAEGIALAAERYDKPDPVNLGAGFEITIRDLATLIADLTGFTGEIVWDTTKPDGQPRRCLDVSRAEREFGFRAKTGFEDGLRATIEWYRNDRV, encoded by the coding sequence ATGACATTTCAGGATGGGACGGCGGTCCTCGTCACGGGCGGAGCCGGGTTCCTCGGCTCATCCCTGGTGAGGACGCTTGAGAGGCACGGGCTTGCAGCGGAGAATATCAGGGTACCCCGGAGCCGCGACCTTGACCTGCGGCGGTGGGAGAACTGCGTTGCCGCGGTGCAGGACGTCGACCTCGTCATCCACCTGGCGGCGAAGGTCGGGGGCATCGGCTACAACATGGCAAACCCGGGCTCCCTCTTCTACGACAACGCCGTCATGGGGATCCAACTGATGGAGGCCGCCCGGCAGGCCGGTGTCGCGAAGTTCGTCGCCGTCGGGACGATCTGCGCCTACCCGAAGTTCACGCCGGTCCCATTCCGGGAAGAGGAACTCTGGGAGGGGTATCCCGAAGAGACCAACGCCCCTTACGGCCTCGCAAAGAAGATGCTCCTTGTCCAGGCCCAGGCCTACCGGCAGCAGTATGGGTTCAATGCCATCTACCTCCTCCCGGTGAACCTCTACGGCCCGGGGGACAACTTTGACCCCGCGAGTTCGCATGTCATCCCGGCCCTGATCAAGAAGTTCGTCGAGGCGGTGGAGACCGGTGCGGAGAGCGTCGAGGTCTGGGGGACCGGCGCCGCGTCGCGCGAGTTCCTCTACGTCGACGACGCCGCGGAGGGGATCGCGCTTGCCGCCGAACGCTACGATAAGCCCGACCCAGTGAACCTCGGGGCGGGCTTCGAGATTACCATCCGCGACCTTGCGACCCTCATCGCCGACCTCACCGGGTTTACAGGCGAGATCGTCTGGGACACGACCAAACCCGACGGCCAGCCCCGGCGGTGCCTGGATGTCTCGCGTGCGGAGCGGGAGTTCGGGTTCCGGGCGAAGACGGGTTTTGAGGACGGGCTGAGAGCGACGATTGAGTGGTACAGGAACGATAGGGTATGA